The following coding sequences are from one Achromobacter sp. B7 window:
- the rpsC gene encoding 30S ribosomal protein S3, whose product MGQKIHPTGFRLAVTRNWSSRWFADDKAFGTMLAEDIRVREYLKKKLKSASVGRVIIERPAKNARITVYSARPGVVIGKRGEDIESLKADLQRLMGVPVHVNIEEIRKPETDAQLIADSISQQLEKRIMFRRAMKRAMQNAMRLGAQGIKIMSSGRLNGIEIARTEWYREGRVPLHTLKANIDYGTSEAHTTYGVIGIKVWVYKGDMLANGELPPETAAPREEERRPRRAPRGDRPDGARTGRPGGRGRGGPRKADAAPAPEGE is encoded by the coding sequence ATGGGTCAGAAAATTCACCCCACTGGGTTCCGTCTCGCGGTCACCCGTAATTGGTCCTCGCGTTGGTTCGCCGACGACAAGGCCTTCGGCACGATGCTTGCCGAAGACATTCGCGTTCGCGAGTACCTGAAAAAGAAGCTCAAGAGCGCCTCCGTTGGTCGCGTGATCATCGAGCGTCCGGCCAAGAATGCCCGCATCACCGTCTACTCGGCTCGTCCGGGCGTGGTGATCGGCAAGCGCGGCGAAGACATCGAAAGCCTGAAGGCTGATCTGCAGCGTCTGATGGGCGTGCCTGTGCACGTCAACATCGAAGAAATCCGCAAGCCGGAAACCGATGCTCAACTGATCGCCGACTCGATCTCGCAACAGCTCGAGAAGCGCATCATGTTCCGTCGCGCAATGAAGCGCGCGATGCAAAACGCGATGCGTCTGGGTGCCCAAGGCATCAAGATCATGAGCTCGGGCCGTCTGAACGGTATCGAAATTGCTCGCACCGAGTGGTATCGCGAAGGCCGTGTGCCGCTGCACACCCTCAAGGCCAACATCGACTACGGCACCTCCGAAGCCCACACCACGTATGGCGTGATCGGCATCAAGGTCTGGGTCTACAAGGGCGACATGCTGGCTAACGGCGAATTGCCGCCGGAAACCGCTGCCCCGCGCGAAGAAGAACGTCGTCCGCGCCGCGCTCCGCGTGGTGATCGTCCGGACGGTGCTCGCACCGGTCGTCCGGGTGGTCGTGGTCGTGGTGGTCCCCGCAAGGCGGACGCTGCTCCGGCGCCTGAAGGAGAATAA
- the rplV gene encoding 50S ribosomal protein L22 produces the protein METTAIIRGVHISAQKTRLVADLIRGQKVGRALEILTFSPKKAAVILKKAVESAIANAEHNDGADIDELKVTTIFVDKAQSMKRFSARAKGRGNRIEKQTCHITVKVGA, from the coding sequence ATGGAAACTACTGCCATTATCCGTGGGGTGCACATCTCGGCACAGAAGACCCGTTTGGTTGCGGACTTGATCCGTGGCCAGAAGGTCGGCCGTGCCCTGGAAATCCTCACCTTCTCGCCGAAGAAGGCTGCCGTCATCCTGAAGAAGGCTGTCGAGTCCGCCATCGCCAACGCCGAGCACAACGACGGCGCCGATATCGACGAACTGAAAGTCACCACGATTTTTGTGGACAAGGCTCAGTCGATGAAGCGCTTCTCCGCTCGCGCCAAGGGCCGCGGCAACCGTATCGAGAAGCAGACCTGCCATATCACGGTCAAGGTCGGAGCTTAA
- the rpsS gene encoding 30S ribosomal protein S19, whose translation MSRSIKKGPFVDAHLIKKVDTAVAGKDKKPIKTWSRRSTILPEFIGLTIAVHNGKQHVPVYINENMVGHKLGEFALTRTFKGHAADKKAKR comes from the coding sequence ATGTCACGTTCGATCAAGAAAGGCCCGTTTGTCGATGCTCACCTGATCAAAAAGGTGGACACGGCCGTCGCGGGCAAAGACAAGAAGCCGATCAAGACCTGGTCGCGTCGTTCCACGATCCTGCCCGAGTTCATCGGTCTGACGATCGCGGTCCACAACGGCAAGCAACATGTCCCCGTGTACATCAACGAGAACATGGTCGGTCACAAGCTGGGCGAGTTCGCGCTGACCCGTACGTTCAAGGGCCACGCTGCGGACAAGAAGGCGAAGAGGTAA
- the rplB gene encoding 50S ribosomal protein L2: MALVKVKPTSAGRRGMVKVVSPNLHKGEPYAPLLEKKTRGSGRNNNGHITIRHRGGGHKQHYRVVDFRRDKDGIPAKVERLEYDPNRTAHIALLCYADGERRYIIAPRGLEVGATLLSGTDAPIRAGNTLPIRNIPVGTTIHCVEMLPGKGAQMVRSAGASAVLLAREGIYAQVRLRSGEVRRVHIECRATIGEVGNEEHSLRQIGKAGAMRWRGIRPTVRGVAMNPVDHPHGGGEGRTGEAREPVSPWGTPAKGFKTRRNKRTNNMIVQRRKRK; this comes from the coding sequence ATGGCCCTCGTAAAAGTTAAGCCGACATCGGCTGGCCGCCGTGGCATGGTGAAGGTTGTTAGCCCGAACCTGCACAAGGGTGAGCCCTACGCGCCGCTGCTGGAAAAGAAGACCCGTGGTTCTGGCCGTAACAACAACGGTCACATCACGATCCGCCACCGTGGTGGTGGTCACAAGCAACACTACCGTGTCGTCGACTTCCGTCGCGACAAGGACGGTATCCCGGCAAAGGTCGAGCGTCTGGAATATGACCCCAACCGTACGGCGCACATTGCTCTGCTGTGCTACGCCGACGGCGAACGTCGTTACATCATCGCTCCGCGTGGCCTGGAAGTGGGTGCTACCTTGCTGTCGGGCACCGATGCTCCGATCCGCGCTGGTAACACGCTGCCGATCCGCAACATCCCGGTGGGTACGACGATTCACTGCGTCGAAATGCTGCCTGGCAAGGGTGCTCAAATGGTCCGTTCGGCCGGCGCTTCCGCCGTCCTGCTGGCTCGCGAAGGCATCTACGCTCAGGTTCGTCTGCGCTCGGGTGAAGTTCGCCGTGTGCACATCGAATGCCGCGCCACCATTGGTGAAGTCGGTAACGAAGAACACAGCCTGCGCCAAATCGGCAAGGCCGGTGCAATGCGTTGGCGTGGTATCCGCCCGACGGTTCGTGGCGTTGCCATGAACCCGGTGGATCACCCGCACGGTGGCGGCGAAGGCCGTACCGGTGAGGCACGCGAGCCGGTCAGCCCGTGGGGCACCCCGGCGAAGGGTTTCAAGACCCGTCGCAACAAGCGGACGAACAATATGATCGTCCAACGGCGCAAGCGCAAGTAA
- the rplW gene encoding 50S ribosomal protein L23, with the protein MNAERLMQVILAPIVTEKATFVAEKNQQVAFRVVADATKPEIKAAVELLFKVQVESVQVLNRKGKVKRFGRFVGRRRNERKAYVSLKDGQEIDFAEVK; encoded by the coding sequence ATGAACGCTGAACGCTTGATGCAAGTCATTCTGGCTCCGATCGTGACCGAAAAGGCCACGTTCGTCGCTGAGAAGAATCAGCAAGTCGCTTTCCGTGTCGTGGCTGACGCTACCAAGCCGGAAATCAAGGCTGCCGTCGAACTGCTCTTCAAAGTGCAGGTCGAGTCCGTGCAGGTCCTCAACCGTAAGGGCAAAGTCAAGCGCTTTGGCCGATTCGTTGGCCGTCGCCGTAATGAGCGCAAGGCTTACGTGTCGCTCAAGGACGGCCAGGAAATCGACTTTGCGGAGGTGAAGTAA
- the rplD gene encoding 50S ribosomal protein L4 yields the protein MDLKLLNDQGQAAATFSAPDTIFGRDFNEALIHQIVVAFQANARAGNRAQKDRAEVKHSTKKPWRQKGTGRARAGMTSSPLWRGGGRIFPNSPEENFSQKVNKKMYRAGIRSILSQLAREDRIAVVESFDLESPKTKAAAAKLKSLGLDSVLIITDSVDENVYLATRNLPHVAVVEPRYADPLSLVHYKKVLITKPAIAQLEEMLG from the coding sequence ATGGATCTCAAGCTCCTGAACGACCAAGGTCAGGCCGCTGCTACGTTCAGCGCGCCCGATACGATCTTCGGCCGTGACTTCAACGAAGCGCTGATTCATCAGATCGTGGTGGCTTTCCAAGCCAATGCCCGTGCCGGCAACCGCGCTCAGAAGGATCGTGCCGAAGTTAAGCACTCGACCAAGAAGCCCTGGCGCCAGAAGGGTACCGGCCGCGCACGCGCTGGTATGACTTCGTCGCCGCTGTGGCGTGGCGGTGGTCGGATTTTCCCGAACTCGCCCGAAGAGAACTTCAGCCAGAAGGTCAACAAGAAGATGTACCGCGCCGGGATCCGTTCGATCTTGTCGCAACTGGCTCGTGAAGACCGTATCGCCGTTGTCGAATCGTTTGATCTGGAATCGCCCAAGACCAAGGCTGCTGCTGCAAAGCTGAAGAGCCTGGGCCTGGACTCGGTCCTGATCATCACCGACAGCGTTGATGAGAATGTTTACCTCGCCACCCGCAACCTGCCGCACGTTGCTGTTGTCGAGCCCCGTTATGCCGATCCGTTGTCGCTGGTCCACTACAAGAAAGTGCTGATCACCAAGCCGGCCATCGCTCAACTCGAGGAGATGCTGGGATGA
- the rplC gene encoding 50S ribosomal protein L3 — MSNSTPTPAAHRLGLVGRKVGMTRIFTEEGESIPVTVLDVSNNRVTQVKSLETDGYAAIQVAYGTRRASRVAQPQTGHYAKAGTEAGSILKEFRLDPARAAEFAAGSVIAVESVFEAGQQVDVTGTTIGKGFAGTIKRHHFGSQRASHGNSRSHRVPGSIGQAQDPGRVFPGKKMAGHLGDVTRTVQNLDVVRVDVERGLLLVKGAVPGHAGADIVVRPAIKAPAKKGA, encoded by the coding sequence ATGTCGAATTCGACACCCACGCCCGCCGCTCACCGGCTGGGGCTGGTGGGTCGCAAGGTCGGCATGACCCGCATTTTTACCGAGGAAGGTGAATCCATCCCGGTAACCGTGCTGGACGTGTCTAACAACCGCGTGACCCAAGTTAAGTCGCTGGAAACCGACGGCTACGCCGCGATCCAGGTGGCTTATGGCACTCGTCGTGCCTCGCGTGTGGCTCAGCCGCAAACGGGCCACTACGCCAAAGCCGGCACTGAAGCCGGTAGCATCCTCAAAGAATTCCGCCTTGATCCCGCCCGCGCTGCTGAATTTGCAGCCGGTTCCGTGATCGCCGTGGAATCCGTGTTCGAAGCCGGCCAACAGGTCGACGTGACGGGCACGACCATTGGTAAAGGCTTCGCCGGTACCATCAAGCGTCACCACTTCGGTTCGCAACGCGCGTCGCACGGTAACTCCCGTTCGCACCGCGTCCCGGGCTCGATTGGCCAAGCTCAAGATCCGGGCCGCGTGTTCCCGGGTAAGAAGATGGCTGGTCACCTGGGTGATGTCACCCGCACCGTTCAAAACCTCGACGTCGTTCGCGTTGACGTTGAGCGTGGCCTGCTGTTGGTCAAGGGCGCTGTCCCCGGCCACGCTGGCGCCGACATCGTCGTGCGCCCGGCCATCAAGGCCCCGGCCAAGAAGGGAGCGTAA
- the rpsJ gene encoding 30S ribosomal protein S10, translated as MKNQKIRIRLKAFDYKLIDQSAAEIVDTAKRTGAVVRGPVPLPTRIRRYDVLRSPHVNKTSRDQFEIRTHQRLMDIVDPTDKTVDALMRLDLPAGVDVEIALQ; from the coding sequence ATGAAAAACCAAAAGATCCGTATCCGCTTGAAAGCATTCGATTACAAGCTGATCGATCAATCGGCCGCTGAAATCGTCGACACCGCCAAGCGTACCGGCGCCGTCGTCCGCGGCCCGGTGCCGCTGCCCACGCGTATCCGTCGCTACGACGTTCTGCGTTCGCCGCACGTCAACAAGACGTCGCGCGACCAGTTCGAAATCCGTACGCACCAGCGCCTGATGGACATCGTTGATCCCACCGACAAGACCGTTGACGCTCTGATGCGTCTGGACCTGCCGGCCGGCGTCGACGTCGAAATCGCGCTGCAGTAA
- the tuf gene encoding elongation factor Tu, whose protein sequence is MAKGKFERTKPHVNVGTIGHVDHGKTTLTAAITTVLSNKFGGEAKGYDQIDATPEEKARGITINTAHVEYETEARHYAHVDCPGHADYVKNMITGAAQMDGAILVVSAADGPMPQTREHILLSRQVGVPYIIVFLNKADMVDDAELLELVEMEVRELLSKYDFPGDDTPIVKGSAKLALEGDKGELGEQAIMALAAALDSYIPTPERAVDGTFLMPVEDVFSISGRGTVVTGRIERGIVKVGEEIEIVGLVPTVKTTCTGVEMFRKLLDQGQAGDNVGILLRGTKREDVQRGQVLAKPGSITPHTDFTSEVYILSKEEGGRHTPFFQGYRPQFYFRTTDVTGTIELPADKEMVLPGDNVAMTVKLLAPIAMEEGLRFAIREGGRTVGAGVVAKILK, encoded by the coding sequence ATGGCAAAAGGCAAGTTTGAACGTACCAAGCCGCACGTGAACGTGGGTACGATTGGTCACGTTGACCACGGCAAAACGACGTTGACGGCAGCTATCACGACCGTTCTGTCGAACAAGTTCGGTGGCGAAGCCAAGGGCTACGACCAGATCGATGCGACTCCTGAAGAAAAGGCTCGCGGCATCACGATCAACACCGCCCACGTTGAGTACGAAACCGAAGCGCGTCACTACGCTCACGTTGACTGCCCGGGCCACGCTGACTATGTGAAGAACATGATCACGGGTGCGGCGCAAATGGACGGCGCGATTCTGGTTGTGTCGGCCGCTGACGGCCCGATGCCGCAAACGCGTGAACACATTCTGCTGAGCCGCCAGGTTGGCGTGCCGTACATCATCGTCTTCCTGAACAAGGCTGACATGGTTGACGACGCCGAGCTGCTCGAGCTGGTGGAAATGGAAGTTCGCGAACTTCTGTCCAAGTACGACTTCCCGGGTGATGACACCCCGATCGTCAAGGGTTCGGCCAAGCTGGCGCTGGAAGGCGACAAGGGCGAACTGGGCGAGCAAGCCATCATGGCTTTGGCCGCTGCACTGGATTCGTACATCCCGACGCCCGAGCGCGCCGTGGACGGCACGTTCCTGATGCCGGTTGAAGACGTGTTCTCGATCTCGGGTCGTGGCACGGTGGTGACTGGCCGTATCGAACGCGGCATCGTCAAGGTCGGCGAAGAAATCGAAATCGTGGGCCTGGTGCCGACGGTCAAGACGACTTGCACGGGCGTTGAAATGTTCCGCAAGCTGCTGGACCAAGGTCAAGCTGGCGACAACGTGGGCATCCTGCTGCGCGGCACCAAGCGTGAAGACGTCCAGCGCGGCCAAGTGTTGGCCAAGCCGGGCTCGATCACCCCGCACACGGACTTCACGTCCGAGGTGTACATCCTGTCCAAGGAAGAAGGCGGCCGTCACACTCCGTTCTTCCAAGGCTATCGTCCCCAGTTCTACTTCCGCACGACGGACGTGACGGGCACGATCGAGCTGCCGGCCGACAAGGAAATGGTTCTGCCGGGCGACAACGTGGCCATGACGGTCAAGCTGTTGGCTCCCATCGCCATGGAAGAAGGCCTGCGTTTCGCTATCCGTGAAGGCGGTCGTACCGTCGGCGCCGGCGTCGTCGCCAAGATCCTGAAGTAA
- the fusA gene encoding elongation factor G, protein MARKTPIERYRNIGISAHIDAGKTTTTERILFYTGVNHKIGEVHDGAATMDWMEQEQERGITITSAATTAFWRGMAKNYPEHRINIIDTPGHVDFTIEVERSMRVLDGACMVYCAVGGVQPQSETVWRQANKYGVPRLAFVNKMDRTGANFFKVYDQLKNRLRANPVPIVIPIGAEDTFQGVVDLVKMKAIIWDEASQGIKFDYHDIPAELEGLANEWREKLVEAAAESSEELMNKYLETGSLDEAEINLAIRQRTIAGEIQPMLCGTAFKNKGVQRMLDAVIDYLPSPVDIPAVDGQDDDGNPVTREADDGEKFSALAFKLMSDPFVGQLTFVRVYSGVLKSGDTVYNPIKGKKERIGRILQMHANNREEIKEVLAGDIAAVVGLKDVTTGETLCDTDSHILLERMIFPEPVISQAVEPKSKADQEKMGLALSRLAQEDPSFRVRSDEESGQTIISGMGELHLEILVDRMKREFGVEANVGKPQVAYRETIRKTCDEVEGKFVKQSGGRGQYGHVVLKVEPLPPGGGYEFVDAIKGGVVPREYIPAVDKGIQETLPSGVLAGYPIVDVKCTLFFGSYHDVDSNENAFKMAGSMAFKEGLRKASPVLLEPMMAVEVETPEDYAGTVMGDLSSRRGMVQGMDDMVGGGKTIKAEVPLAEMFGYATNLRSLTQGRATYTMEFKHYSEAPKNVADEVIAARAK, encoded by the coding sequence ATGGCCCGCAAAACCCCGATCGAGCGCTATCGCAACATTGGTATCTCTGCGCACATCGATGCAGGGAAAACCACCACGACCGAACGTATCCTGTTCTACACCGGCGTCAATCACAAGATTGGCGAAGTGCATGATGGCGCAGCCACCATGGACTGGATGGAACAAGAGCAAGAGCGTGGCATCACCATTACGTCGGCAGCTACGACGGCGTTTTGGCGTGGCATGGCGAAGAACTATCCCGAACACCGCATCAACATCATCGACACCCCGGGTCACGTGGACTTCACCATTGAGGTGGAACGTTCCATGCGCGTCCTGGACGGTGCTTGCATGGTCTATTGCGCGGTGGGTGGCGTTCAGCCGCAGTCCGAAACCGTGTGGCGCCAAGCCAACAAGTACGGCGTGCCGCGTCTGGCCTTCGTCAACAAGATGGACCGCACCGGCGCCAACTTCTTCAAGGTCTATGACCAGCTGAAGAACCGCCTGCGCGCCAATCCCGTGCCGATCGTGATCCCGATCGGTGCCGAAGACACGTTCCAAGGCGTGGTCGACCTGGTCAAGATGAAGGCGATCATTTGGGACGAAGCCAGCCAAGGCATCAAGTTCGACTACCACGATATTCCCGCCGAGCTGGAAGGCCTGGCCAACGAATGGCGTGAAAAGCTGGTTGAAGCCGCCGCTGAGTCGTCGGAAGAGCTGATGAACAAGTACCTGGAAACGGGTTCCTTGGACGAAGCCGAAATCAACCTGGCCATCCGCCAACGCACCATCGCTGGCGAAATCCAGCCGATGCTGTGCGGCACCGCCTTCAAGAACAAGGGCGTGCAGCGCATGCTGGACGCGGTCATCGACTACCTGCCTTCGCCCGTGGACATTCCCGCGGTTGACGGCCAGGACGACGATGGCAATCCCGTCACGCGTGAAGCGGACGACGGCGAGAAGTTCTCGGCACTGGCATTCAAGCTGATGAGCGATCCGTTCGTGGGTCAATTGACCTTCGTGCGCGTTTACTCGGGCGTCCTGAAGTCGGGCGACACGGTCTACAACCCCATCAAGGGCAAGAAAGAACGTATCGGCCGCATTCTGCAGATGCACGCGAACAACCGCGAAGAAATCAAGGAAGTGTTGGCAGGCGACATCGCCGCCGTGGTGGGTCTGAAAGACGTGACCACCGGCGAAACGCTGTGCGACACCGACTCGCACATCTTGCTCGAACGCATGATTTTCCCCGAGCCCGTGATTTCGCAGGCCGTGGAACCGAAGTCGAAGGCTGACCAGGAAAAGATGGGTCTGGCGCTGTCGCGTCTGGCGCAGGAAGATCCGTCGTTCCGCGTGCGCAGCGACGAAGAATCCGGCCAAACCATCATTTCCGGCATGGGCGAGCTTCACCTGGAAATTCTGGTCGACCGCATGAAGCGTGAGTTCGGCGTTGAAGCCAACGTCGGCAAGCCGCAAGTGGCCTACCGTGAAACCATCCGCAAGACCTGCGACGAAGTTGAAGGCAAGTTCGTCAAGCAGTCGGGCGGCCGTGGCCAGTACGGTCACGTGGTGCTGAAGGTCGAGCCGTTGCCTCCTGGCGGTGGCTACGAATTCGTGGACGCCATCAAGGGCGGTGTGGTTCCTCGCGAATACATCCCCGCGGTGGACAAGGGCATTCAGGAAACGCTGCCTTCGGGCGTGTTGGCTGGCTACCCGATCGTCGACGTCAAGTGCACGCTGTTCTTCGGTTCGTACCACGATGTGGACTCGAACGAAAACGCGTTCAAGATGGCCGGCTCCATGGCATTCAAGGAAGGTCTGCGCAAGGCCAGCCCCGTGCTGCTGGAACCGATGATGGCCGTTGAAGTCGAAACGCCGGAAGACTACGCTGGTACCGTGATGGGCGATCTGTCCTCGCGTCGCGGCATGGTCCAAGGCATGGACGACATGGTCGGTGGCGGCAAGACCATCAAGGCTGAAGTTCCCCTGGCCGAGATGTTCGGTTACGCCACGAACCTGCGTTCGTTGACGCAAGGTCGTGCCACGTACACGATGGAATTCAAGCATTACTCCGAGGCTCCCAAGAACGTCGCTGACGAAGTCATCGCCGCTCGGGCCAAGTAA
- the rpsG gene encoding 30S ribosomal protein S7 → MPRRREVPKREILPDPKFGSVELAKFMNVVMLDGKKAVAERIVYGALEQVQTKTGKEPIEVFSLAINNIKPIVEVKSRRVGGANYQVPVEVRPVRRLALAMRWLREAAKKRGEKSMDLRLAGELIDASEGRGAAMKKREDTHKMAEANKAFSHFRW, encoded by the coding sequence ATGCCCCGTCGTCGCGAAGTACCCAAGCGCGAGATTCTGCCCGATCCCAAGTTCGGCAGCGTCGAGCTCGCCAAGTTCATGAACGTCGTCATGCTGGACGGTAAGAAGGCCGTCGCCGAGCGCATCGTCTACGGTGCCCTCGAGCAAGTGCAAACCAAGACCGGCAAAGAGCCGATCGAGGTTTTCAGCCTGGCGATCAACAACATCAAGCCGATCGTCGAAGTGAAGAGCCGCCGCGTTGGCGGTGCCAACTACCAAGTGCCGGTTGAAGTGCGCCCCGTGCGCCGCCTGGCCCTGGCTATGCGTTGGCTCCGTGAAGCCGCTAAGAAGCGTGGCGAGAAGTCGATGGATCTGCGTCTTGCTGGCGAACTGATCGACGCCTCCGAAGGTCGTGGCGCCGCGATGAAGAAGCGCGAAGACACGCACAAGATGGCAGAGGCCAACAAGGCCTTCAGCCATTTCCGCTGGTAA